From Pseudofrankia saprophytica, a single genomic window includes:
- a CDS encoding MFS transporter, with amino-acid sequence MTTTTDVTPSGDGGDHRATAPVIPAQPVAPAAAVAASPAADASVHGAAGEPDPRRWIALAVIAVAQLMVVLDGSIVTLALPHAQAALDISTANRQWVMTAYTLAFGGLLLLGGRIADFAGRKRAFIWGLFGFAAASALGGFAPNAAMLFGARALQGACAAVLAPAALSLITVTFTDGKERARAFGVYGGISGGGAAIGLIVGGLLTEYTSWRWCLFVNVPIAVVTAVAAISVVRESRAEGKPSYDIPGATTITLGLVALVYGFTKAADDGWGSAVTVSLLVAAVVLCAVFVVIELRTAKPLLPMRVVLERNRGGSFLASLFFGAALLAMFLFMTFYFQQTLGYSALRSGFAFLPFSGGIIFGAAIASQLLPRVGPKSPMVVGGVMAVVGLLLLTQVGLHTGYASHVLPAELLISLGMGMAFVPMSSLSLIGVSDHDAGVASALVNTTQQVGGSLGIALLNTVYATVVTNYLGSHGIGPAAQAQSQIEGYTTAFLWSAVLMAAALVTVVILVKAKKSDVAAAGAPVHAG; translated from the coding sequence GTGACCACAACCACCGACGTCACACCCTCGGGTGACGGTGGCGACCACAGGGCCACCGCGCCGGTGATCCCGGCCCAGCCCGTGGCGCCGGCCGCGGCGGTCGCCGCCTCGCCGGCCGCCGACGCATCGGTCCACGGGGCGGCCGGCGAACCCGACCCGCGCCGCTGGATCGCGCTCGCCGTCATCGCCGTCGCCCAGCTCATGGTCGTGCTCGATGGCTCGATCGTGACGCTCGCGCTCCCGCACGCGCAGGCCGCGCTGGACATCTCCACCGCCAACCGGCAGTGGGTGATGACCGCCTACACGCTCGCCTTCGGTGGCCTGCTGCTGCTCGGCGGGCGGATCGCCGACTTCGCCGGGCGCAAGCGGGCCTTCATCTGGGGCCTGTTCGGCTTCGCCGCCGCGTCCGCGCTCGGCGGGTTCGCCCCGAACGCGGCGATGCTGTTCGGCGCCCGCGCCCTGCAGGGCGCCTGCGCGGCGGTGCTCGCGCCGGCCGCGCTCTCCCTCATCACCGTGACGTTCACCGACGGCAAGGAGCGCGCCCGCGCGTTCGGCGTCTACGGCGGCATCTCCGGCGGCGGCGCCGCGATCGGCCTGATCGTCGGCGGCCTGCTCACCGAGTACACCTCGTGGCGCTGGTGCCTGTTCGTCAACGTCCCGATCGCGGTGGTCACGGCCGTCGCCGCGATCTCGGTCGTCCGTGAGAGCCGCGCCGAGGGCAAGCCGAGCTACGACATCCCGGGCGCGACGACGATCACCCTCGGCCTGGTCGCGCTGGTGTACGGGTTCACCAAGGCGGCCGACGACGGCTGGGGCTCGGCGGTGACCGTCTCCCTGCTGGTGGCGGCGGTCGTGCTGTGCGCGGTGTTCGTCGTGATCGAGCTGCGCACGGCGAAGCCGCTGCTGCCGATGCGGGTCGTGCTCGAGCGCAACCGCGGCGGCTCGTTCCTCGCGTCGCTGTTCTTCGGCGCGGCGCTGCTGGCGATGTTCCTGTTCATGACGTTCTACTTCCAGCAGACGCTCGGCTACAGCGCGCTGCGCAGCGGGTTCGCCTTCCTGCCGTTCAGCGGCGGGATCATCTTCGGGGCGGCCATCGCGAGCCAGCTGCTGCCGCGAGTCGGCCCGAAGTCGCCCATGGTCGTGGGTGGCGTGATGGCCGTCGTCGGCCTGCTGCTGCTCACCCAGGTCGGGCTGCACACCGGCTACGCCTCGCACGTCCTGCCGGCGGAGCTCCTGATCAGCCTCGGCATGGGCATGGCGTTCGTCCCGATGTCGAGCCTGTCGCTGATCGGTGTGTCGGACCACGACGCCGGCGTCGCGAGCGCCCTGGTCAACACGACCCAGCAGGTCGGCGGCTCGCTCGGCATCGCGCTGCTCAACACCGTCTACGCGACCGTCGTGACGAACTACCTGGGCAGCCACGGCATCGGCCCGGCCGCGCAGGCACAGTCCCAGATCGAGGGCTACACCACGGCCTTCCTCTGGAGCGCCGTGCTGATGGCGGCCGCGCTCGTCACGGTAGTCATCCTGGTCAAGGCAAAGAAGTCGGACGTGGCCGCCGCCGGCGCCCCCGTCCACGCCGGCTGA
- a CDS encoding SDR family NAD(P)-dependent oxidoreductase gives MAEQLDGTVALVTGASSGIGAAAARELARQGAAVALAARRAHRIGSLAAEITAAGGEALAIETDVTDQSQAIAAVKRTVAELGRLDTVINNAGVMLLGPAVGAPTEEWDRMVQLNIQGLLYVAHAALPHLLRAAESEPRRVADLVNISSVAGRRATAFSGVYNLTKHGVNAFTEALRQEVTERHVRVSVVEPGAVETELTHHLRPQIRETARQRFANVEMLHAQDIADAISYIVTRPRRVSVNEILIRPTDQPGA, from the coding sequence GTGGCGGAACAGCTGGACGGCACGGTGGCGCTCGTGACCGGCGCGAGCAGCGGCATCGGTGCGGCGGCGGCACGCGAGCTCGCCCGCCAGGGAGCGGCCGTGGCGCTCGCCGCGCGCCGGGCCCACCGGATCGGCTCACTCGCCGCCGAGATCACCGCCGCCGGCGGCGAAGCGCTCGCGATCGAGACCGATGTCACAGACCAGTCCCAGGCGATCGCCGCCGTCAAGCGGACCGTCGCCGAGCTCGGCCGGCTCGACACGGTGATCAACAACGCCGGCGTGATGCTTCTCGGCCCCGCCGTCGGCGCGCCCACCGAGGAGTGGGACCGGATGGTCCAGCTGAACATCCAGGGCCTGCTCTACGTCGCCCACGCCGCGCTGCCACACCTGCTTCGGGCCGCCGAGAGCGAGCCGCGGCGGGTCGCCGACCTGGTCAACATCAGCTCGGTCGCCGGCCGGCGCGCTACCGCCTTCTCCGGGGTCTACAACCTCACCAAGCACGGCGTGAACGCCTTCACCGAGGCGCTGCGCCAGGAGGTCACCGAACGGCACGTCCGGGTGTCGGTCGTCGAGCCGGGCGCTGTCGAGACCGAGCTCACCCACCACCTGCGCCCCCAGATCCGCGAAACCGCCCGGCAGCGGTTCGCGAACGTGGAGATGCTGCACGCCCAGGACATCGCCGACGCGATCTCCTACATCGTGACCAGGCCGCGCCGGGTCTCCGTCAACGAGATCCTCATCCGCCCCACCGACCAGCCCGGCGCCTGA
- a CDS encoding DUF1272 domain-containing protein, whose translation MALELRPNCEYCDKDLPAGAPDAMICSYECTFCADCVGRLRDVCPNCGGGFTPRPIRPAGEWRPGLSLATRPASTTRIHLSYSAEEIATLSDRLARVPAAQR comes from the coding sequence ATGGCCCTCGAACTGCGACCAAACTGCGAGTATTGCGACAAGGATCTGCCGGCCGGCGCCCCGGACGCGATGATCTGCAGCTACGAGTGCACCTTCTGCGCCGACTGCGTCGGCAGGCTGCGCGACGTCTGTCCGAACTGCGGCGGCGGGTTCACCCCACGCCCGATCCGTCCGGCCGGCGAGTGGCGCCCCGGTCTGTCGCTGGCCACCCGCCCGGCGTCGACGACCAGGATCCACCTGTCGTACTCCGCTGAGGAGATCGCCACCCTGTCGGACCGGCTCGCCCGCGTCCCGGCAGCACAGCGCTAG
- a CDS encoding MarR family winged helix-turn-helix transcriptional regulator, with the protein MEGWSRERPDLDADTISALGCFGRMKWLTKNLATMAEQVIRRHGLNAGEFDVLAALRRSGPPCTLIPSQLSSLLMMSRAGMTNRLDRLEKNGLVERTLDPEDRRSFRVHLTDKGRAVIDAAVTEHAQIVGRFSAVLSPDQRASLDEALRTLLRAFP; encoded by the coding sequence ATCGAAGGCTGGTCTCGGGAACGCCCGGACCTGGACGCCGACACCATCAGTGCCCTCGGTTGCTTCGGCCGGATGAAGTGGCTGACCAAGAACCTCGCGACCATGGCCGAACAGGTCATCCGCCGGCACGGCCTGAACGCCGGCGAGTTCGACGTCCTCGCGGCGCTGCGGCGTTCCGGCCCGCCGTGCACGCTCATCCCGTCGCAGCTCTCGTCGCTGCTGATGATGTCACGCGCCGGCATGACCAACCGGTTGGACAGGTTGGAGAAGAACGGCCTGGTCGAACGGACCCTCGACCCCGAGGACCGGCGCAGCTTCCGGGTCCACCTCACCGACAAGGGCCGCGCCGTCATCGACGCGGCGGTCACCGAGCACGCCCAGATCGTCGGCCGGTTCAGCGCGGTCCTCTCCCCCGACCAGCGCGCCAGCCTCGACGAGGCGCTGCGGACGCTGCTGCGCGCCTTCCCCTGA
- a CDS encoding serine/threonine-protein kinase — protein sequence MAEEMVAEPLLPSDPEVVGRYRLDARLGVGGAGRVYLARSAAGECVALRVINRDLLARADARWRLAAEVRALYRVTGPRAARLDNADLHGDPPWLAAEYVPGRTLGEHVLREGPLDAPLTAALGIMLADALGELHDAGSLHRDLKPRNVILGPDGPKTIDAGLAVLTEPFGPAYRAPEQVAGQADTTAADVYALGATLVYAASGHILYPDRAASSLLKAIVDPYTPPNLSGVPEELVRLLAAMIAADPAARPSLEELRGRLVRLAGGQEALDDLARELIEWAHGGPEAYQPGVDELEIEPAADDVDEAGADEADMDEVDVPGPDVEEAGSDEPAPFDPETTRPIGPPLDRPGRLDGPAVPGAAAAGRGSRRGGQP from the coding sequence GTGGCGGAGGAGATGGTGGCGGAGCCGCTGCTGCCGTCCGACCCGGAGGTGGTTGGTCGGTACCGGCTCGACGCGCGGCTTGGCGTCGGTGGGGCGGGACGGGTCTATCTCGCCCGGTCGGCGGCCGGGGAGTGCGTCGCGCTCAGGGTGATCAATCGGGACCTGCTGGCGCGCGCCGACGCCCGGTGGCGGCTGGCCGCCGAAGTCCGGGCGCTGTACCGGGTCACGGGCCCGCGGGCCGCCCGGCTCGACAACGCCGACCTGCACGGCGACCCGCCCTGGCTCGCGGCCGAGTACGTCCCGGGCCGCACGCTGGGCGAGCACGTGCTGCGCGAGGGCCCGCTGGACGCGCCGCTGACCGCCGCCCTCGGGATCATGCTGGCGGACGCGCTGGGAGAGCTGCACGACGCCGGGTCGCTGCATCGCGACCTCAAGCCACGCAACGTCATTCTCGGCCCGGACGGGCCGAAGACCATCGATGCTGGGCTCGCCGTGCTGACAGAGCCGTTCGGGCCGGCCTACCGGGCCCCCGAGCAGGTGGCTGGCCAGGCCGATACCACGGCGGCTGACGTCTACGCGCTGGGCGCGACCCTGGTGTACGCGGCGAGCGGGCACATTCTCTACCCGGACCGGGCCGCGTCGTCGCTGCTCAAGGCCATCGTCGATCCGTACACCCCGCCGAACCTGTCCGGCGTCCCGGAGGAGCTGGTCAGGCTGCTCGCGGCGATGATCGCCGCCGACCCGGCCGCGCGGCCGAGCCTCGAGGAGCTGCGCGGTCGGCTCGTCCGGCTCGCCGGCGGGCAGGAAGCGCTCGACGATCTGGCGCGCGAGCTCATCGAGTGGGCCCACGGCGGCCCCGAGGCGTACCAGCCCGGCGTCGACGAGCTTGAGATCGAGCCCGCCGCCGACGATGTCGACGAAGCGGGCGCCGACGAAGCCGACATGGACGAGGTCGACGTGCCAGGGCCTGACGTCGAGGAGGCCGGGAGCGATGAGCCGGCGCCGTTCGACCCCGAGACGACGAGGCCCATCGGCCCACCGCTCGATCGCCCGGGTCGTCTCGATGGCCCGGCTGTTCCCGGAGCCGCGGCGGCGGGCCGGGGGAGCCGCCGCGGCGGTCAGCCGTAG
- a CDS encoding oxygenase MpaB family protein, whose product MTRASAAAGDIPAPRTAPATVIPAGRAPCPPPTRPAVVSPSGANAAGFDPAGFDVCEYLDGLGAFLAGVANVVMQLSWAPVGHGVMESQVPTGRLTHHPVKRFRTTLTYIAVAMLGTDEERAQYRDAVNSAHRQVRSTSASSVRYNALWPELQLWVAACMYRGAVDVHTRLHGPIEPAAADAFYRHAARFGTTLQMRQRMWPADRAAFDLYWEEALGRVAIDPAVRAYLHGLVTGRGMRWPFSLGPRRLMMFVTTGFLPPRFREEMRLAWSAADQARFDRTLRQLGTVQRRLPRFARLFPYNLLLLDMRLRRRLGQRLV is encoded by the coding sequence GTGACGAGGGCCTCGGCTGCCGCGGGCGACATCCCGGCCCCCAGGACGGCGCCCGCGACGGTCATCCCGGCCGGCAGGGCGCCATGCCCGCCTCCTACCCGGCCCGCCGTCGTCTCACCCAGCGGCGCCAACGCGGCCGGTTTCGATCCAGCCGGTTTCGACGTGTGTGAGTACCTGGACGGCCTCGGCGCGTTCCTCGCCGGCGTCGCGAACGTCGTCATGCAGCTGAGCTGGGCGCCCGTCGGCCACGGCGTGATGGAGAGCCAGGTGCCGACCGGGCGGCTCACCCACCATCCGGTGAAGCGCTTCCGCACGACGCTGACCTACATCGCCGTCGCCATGCTCGGCACCGACGAGGAGCGCGCCCAGTACCGGGACGCGGTGAACTCGGCCCACCGGCAGGTCCGTTCCACCTCCGCGAGCTCCGTGCGCTACAACGCGCTGTGGCCGGAGCTGCAGCTGTGGGTGGCGGCCTGTATGTACCGGGGCGCCGTCGACGTCCACACCCGGCTGCACGGACCGATCGAGCCGGCGGCCGCGGACGCGTTCTACCGGCACGCCGCCCGCTTCGGCACGACCCTGCAGATGCGCCAGCGGATGTGGCCCGCCGACCGGGCCGCGTTCGACCTGTACTGGGAGGAGGCGCTCGGCCGGGTCGCCATCGACCCGGCCGTCCGCGCCTACCTGCACGGCCTCGTGACCGGCCGGGGGATGCGCTGGCCGTTCAGTCTTGGCCCGCGCCGGCTGATGATGTTCGTGACGACCGGCTTCCTGCCGCCCAGGTTCCGCGAGGAGATGCGGCTGGCCTGGTCCGCGGCCGACCAGGCCCGGTTCGACCGGACGCTGCGCCAGCTCGGCACCGTGCAGCGCCGCCTGCCCCGGTTCGCCCGCCTCTTCCCCTACAACCTGCTGCTCCTGGACATGCGCCTGCGCCGCCGGCTGGGCCAGCGGCTGGTCTGA
- a CDS encoding DJ-1/PfpI family protein encodes MPLATPSTPATPATPAPSTPPTPSRPLLVDVVVFDGVDELDVVGPLEVFRDAERRGCPLTSRLVTRTEAGEVVGSFGLRFRSDAVLEPGCDVLVVPGGNWIARGETGAWAEVRRGELLPPLRAAAGRASVTAGVCTGTLVLAAAGLVGGRPAATHHGAAADLAGYGAAVTDARVVDDGDLVTAGGVTSGIDLALWLVERFFGAHHADAIADRLEYHRARAVTVEAAAAPKDRGART; translated from the coding sequence ATGCCGCTCGCGACTCCATCGACACCGGCCACGCCGGCCACGCCGGCACCGTCCACGCCGCCTACGCCGTCCAGGCCCCTGCTCGTCGACGTCGTCGTGTTCGACGGGGTCGACGAGCTGGACGTCGTCGGCCCGCTGGAGGTCTTCCGCGACGCCGAGCGCCGTGGCTGCCCGCTGACCAGCCGGCTCGTGACCCGCACCGAGGCCGGCGAGGTCGTCGGGAGCTTCGGGCTTCGCTTCCGGTCGGACGCCGTGCTCGAGCCCGGCTGCGACGTCCTGGTCGTCCCGGGTGGGAACTGGATCGCCCGTGGCGAGACCGGGGCCTGGGCGGAGGTCCGCCGCGGCGAGCTGCTCCCGCCGTTGCGCGCCGCGGCTGGGCGGGCGTCCGTGACGGCGGGCGTCTGCACGGGCACCCTCGTCCTGGCCGCGGCCGGCCTCGTCGGCGGCCGGCCGGCGGCCACGCATCACGGCGCCGCGGCGGACCTGGCCGGCTACGGCGCCGCCGTCACCGACGCCCGGGTCGTCGACGACGGCGACCTCGTGACCGCCGGCGGCGTCACCAGCGGCATCGACCTGGCCCTCTGGCTCGTCGAGCGCTTCTTCGGCGCCCACCACGCGGACGCCATCGCCGACCGCCTGGAGTACCACCGCGCCCGGGCCGTGACCGTCGAAGCGGCCGCCGCGCCCAAGGACCGCGGGGCGAGAACCTAG
- a CDS encoding TIR domain-containing protein, whose protein sequence is MVADFLFSYVDSDRPWAEWLAWELVEAGYLPAVRAWDLVPGRLVLDWENQRVSTARRTLVVLSPDALDSRELVAQWEAAFSADPLGEDRRLVPVVVRRCSPAGLLGGRVPIDLAGLDEHEAREKLLAGIKAVVLGPRRPAVRPPFPRPEHERAGGSRPGYPGVRLPAEMTDLLARVAQAYRERFPGASVTRAVGPGGRVRYLRVRADVEGRTRRWPVGVHDGDLDEAALASFVDEVHTVYERRIPYVESELVHSGRLTDEVLAGKARRHGVQLLSVLAAERGWDPTGYRDRLAASLADDRIYPADLYVPQRYAVVRFGEPEAEPPRDDVLGTIENWLDVRDPRLVLVLADFGLGKTFLARELARQLPERLPRLTPMLINLRAFEKSHSLDTVLAVHLQESGEDGVRVQAVRRMLDRGELLLIFDGFDELAVRLTYDAAADHLRMILSAVSGRAKVLLTSRTQHFAHDDQWRTPLAEQVERVPVARTVVRLADFDDAQILDFLTRSFTRSPDPDEPSPWEAARQRMDLLAVVPDLRGLSRTPRMLEFIAALPKKDLEAARSAGGMVTRTDLYRVLVDRWLDFESRRKRPSPGSRPGLDISQLRTVAIAIAERLWAGGRLGLDLVELAAVVEGALPGLGTTSLRTAEAVFSVGSGSLLVRDEADLFCFLHSSVLEFLIAEAIARQFDADGDSVLARAAAMSELVVDFLVGAASRPVLERWVRGALAGPRGAPGAAGASGAAVARGNALAVGRRLGMPVGRDLAGLDLRDLDLSRETLRHADLRGAVLAGVRLGDVDLTGADLRGADLRGATLVRPRLAGAELADSRWHGAALLAHDLDPADLPAELAPAAVTGRDAVEPMLLPAATAILTLSWSRDGSLVAATWGSQLVVTTADLRPLRVLSGHHGGVLAAAFAPDGTTLASAGNDRTVRLWDVATGRETRTLTGHGDGVLAVAFSPDGRTLASAGNDRTTRLWDVATGRETRTLTGHRGVVRSVAFSPDGNALATAGSDATGRLWDLVTGQETRTLTGHDGVVWSVAFSPDGDTLATADDAAGRLWDLVTGQETRTLTGHRGVVWSVAFSPDGNALATAGDDGTARLWDVATGRETRTLTGHRGGVRSVAFTPDGRMLATAADDATGRLWEVATGREIRTLTGHQDWVMSAVFAPDGRTLATSGCDCIARLWDVATGREIRTLTGHQDWVRSAAFTPDGRMLATAADDGTARLWDVATGREIRTLTGHQDWVRSAAFTPDGRMLATAGSDRTTRLWDVATGREIRTLTGHGGGVLAVAFSPDGNTLTTAGNDRTVRLWDVATGRETRTLTGHRGVVWSVAFSPDGNALATAGSDGTARLWDLATGQETRTFSGHRGIVWSVAFTPDGGSLATAADDGVARLWEVATGREIRTIAGHQDWLLGVAFSPDGRTLATAADDGTARLWDVESGLLVATLTGFGDGGWAALLPDGSYQLEGDAGDRLWWVMKQRRFAPGELDGLAPEVRRRGWDEPIAR, encoded by the coding sequence ATGGTGGCGGACTTCCTGTTCAGCTATGTCGACTCGGACCGGCCCTGGGCCGAGTGGCTCGCCTGGGAGCTCGTCGAGGCGGGGTACCTGCCCGCGGTGCGGGCCTGGGATCTCGTTCCTGGTCGGCTGGTCCTCGACTGGGAGAACCAACGGGTGTCCACGGCACGACGCACGCTGGTAGTGCTGTCGCCAGACGCGCTGGACTCGCGAGAACTCGTGGCGCAGTGGGAGGCCGCGTTCAGCGCCGACCCACTGGGAGAGGACCGCCGGCTGGTACCGGTCGTCGTGCGGCGCTGCTCCCCGGCGGGTCTTCTCGGCGGCCGCGTCCCGATCGACCTGGCCGGACTCGACGAGCACGAGGCTCGGGAGAAACTGCTAGCCGGGATCAAGGCGGTGGTGCTGGGCCCTCGTAGGCCGGCCGTGAGACCGCCGTTTCCCAGGCCGGAGCACGAGCGCGCGGGCGGGTCGCGGCCCGGATATCCCGGCGTGCGGCTCCCAGCCGAGATGACGGATCTGCTGGCCAGGGTCGCGCAGGCCTACCGGGAACGCTTCCCAGGCGCGTCGGTCACCCGCGCCGTCGGTCCCGGTGGCCGGGTCCGCTACCTGCGGGTCCGGGCCGACGTCGAGGGCAGGACGCGCCGCTGGCCTGTGGGAGTCCACGATGGCGACCTCGACGAGGCGGCGTTGGCGTCCTTCGTCGACGAGGTGCACACCGTGTACGAGAGACGCATCCCGTACGTCGAATCCGAGCTGGTCCACAGCGGGCGTCTCACCGACGAGGTCCTGGCCGGCAAGGCCCGCAGACATGGGGTGCAGCTGCTCAGCGTCCTCGCCGCGGAGCGAGGCTGGGACCCGACTGGCTACCGCGACCGTCTGGCCGCCAGCCTGGCCGACGACCGGATCTATCCTGCGGACCTGTACGTCCCGCAGCGCTACGCCGTCGTCCGGTTCGGTGAGCCGGAGGCCGAGCCGCCCCGGGACGACGTCCTCGGGACGATCGAAAACTGGCTCGACGTCCGCGACCCCCGGCTCGTGCTCGTGCTCGCCGATTTCGGCCTCGGGAAGACCTTCCTTGCCCGGGAACTGGCCCGCCAGCTCCCGGAGCGGCTGCCGCGGCTGACCCCGATGCTGATCAACCTGCGGGCCTTCGAGAAGAGTCACAGCCTCGACACGGTGCTCGCCGTGCATCTGCAGGAGTCAGGCGAGGACGGGGTGCGCGTCCAGGCGGTGCGGCGGATGCTGGACCGCGGCGAACTGTTGCTGATCTTCGACGGATTCGACGAGCTGGCGGTGCGACTGACCTACGATGCCGCCGCCGACCACCTGCGGATGATCCTCTCGGCGGTGTCCGGCCGCGCGAAGGTGCTGCTGACCAGCAGGACCCAGCATTTCGCCCACGACGACCAGTGGCGTACCCCGCTCGCCGAGCAGGTCGAGCGCGTCCCGGTGGCCCGCACGGTGGTCCGGCTCGCCGACTTCGACGACGCGCAGATCCTGGATTTCCTCACGCGTTCCTTCACCCGGTCGCCCGACCCGGACGAGCCGTCGCCGTGGGAGGCGGCGCGCCAGCGGATGGACCTGCTGGCCGTGGTGCCCGACCTGCGCGGGCTGTCCCGCACACCGCGCATGCTCGAGTTCATCGCCGCCCTGCCCAAGAAGGACCTGGAAGCCGCCCGCTCGGCGGGCGGCATGGTCACCAGGACCGACCTGTACCGGGTGCTCGTCGACCGCTGGCTGGACTTCGAATCCCGGCGGAAGCGCCCCAGTCCCGGTTCCCGGCCCGGCCTGGACATCAGCCAGCTCCGGACGGTGGCGATCGCCATCGCCGAACGGCTCTGGGCCGGCGGCCGGCTGGGCCTGGACCTCGTGGAGCTCGCCGCCGTTGTCGAGGGGGCGCTGCCCGGTCTGGGCACGACGAGCCTGCGGACCGCGGAGGCGGTGTTCTCGGTCGGGTCGGGGAGCCTGCTGGTACGTGATGAGGCCGACCTGTTCTGCTTCCTGCACTCCTCGGTGCTGGAGTTCCTGATCGCCGAGGCCATCGCCCGGCAGTTCGACGCCGACGGCGACAGTGTTCTGGCCCGCGCGGCGGCGATGTCCGAGCTGGTCGTCGACTTCCTCGTCGGCGCCGCGTCCCGTCCGGTGCTGGAACGCTGGGTCCGCGGCGCGCTGGCGGGCCCGCGCGGCGCACCCGGTGCAGCCGGCGCATCCGGCGCCGCGGTCGCCCGTGGGAACGCGCTCGCCGTCGGCAGGCGTCTCGGGATGCCTGTCGGGCGTGACCTGGCCGGGCTGGATCTGCGCGACCTCGACCTGTCCCGCGAGACCCTGCGCCATGCCGACCTGCGCGGCGCCGTCCTCGCGGGGGTGCGCCTGGGCGACGTCGACCTCACCGGCGCCGACCTTCGCGGCGCCGACCTGCGCGGCGCCACGCTGGTGCGCCCTCGCCTCGCCGGAGCCGAGCTCGCGGACAGCCGCTGGCATGGGGCCGCGCTGCTGGCACATGATCTGGACCCCGCGGACCTTCCCGCCGAACTCGCCCCGGCCGCCGTCACCGGTCGCGACGCCGTGGAACCGATGCTCCTGCCCGCGGCGACCGCGATCCTCACGCTTTCCTGGTCCCGCGATGGGAGCCTGGTCGCCGCGACGTGGGGCTCCCAGCTCGTCGTGACCACCGCGGACCTGCGTCCACTGCGCGTGCTGTCCGGCCACCATGGCGGGGTGTTGGCCGCGGCGTTCGCCCCGGACGGCACCACCCTCGCCAGCGCGGGGAACGACCGCACCGTCCGCCTGTGGGACGTCGCCACCGGCCGGGAGACCCGCACCCTCACCGGCCACGGCGATGGGGTGCTGGCGGTGGCGTTCTCCCCGGACGGACGCACCCTCGCCAGCGCGGGGAACGACCGCACCACCCGGCTGTGGGACGTCGCCACCGGCCGGGAGACCCGCACCCTCACCGGCCACCGCGGCGTCGTGCGGTCGGTGGCGTTCTCCCCGGACGGCAACGCCCTCGCCACCGCCGGAAGCGACGCCACCGGGCGGCTCTGGGACCTCGTCACCGGCCAGGAGACCCGCACCCTCACCGGCCACGACGGCGTCGTGTGGTCGGTGGCGTTCTCCCCGGACGGCGACACCCTCGCCACCGCCGACGACGCCGCCGGGCGGCTCTGGGATCTCGTCACCGGCCAGGAGACCCGCACCCTCACCGGCCACCGCGGCGTCGTGTGGTCGGTGGCGTTCTCCCCGGATGGCAACGCCCTCGCCACCGCGGGAGACGACGGCACCGCCCGCCTGTGGGACGTCGCGACCGGCCGGGAGACCCGGACCCTCACCGGCCACCGCGGTGGAGTCCGGTCGGTGGCGTTCACCCCGGACGGGCGCATGCTCGCCACCGCCGCGGACGACGCCACCGGACGGCTCTGGGAGGTGGCCACCGGCCGGGAGATCCGCACCCTCACCGGCCACCAGGACTGGGTGATGTCGGCGGTGTTCGCCCCCGATGGCCGCACCCTCGCCACCTCCGGATGCGACTGCATCGCCCGCCTGTGGGACGTCGCCACCGGCCGGGAGATCCGCACCCTCACCGGCCACCAGGACTGGGTGCGGTCGGCGGCCTTCACCCCGGACGGGCGCATGCTCGCCACCGCCGCGGACGACGGCACCGCCCGCCTGTGGGACGTCGCCACCGGCCGGGAGATCCGCACCCTCACCGGCCACCAGGACTGGGTGCGGTCGGCGGCCTTCACCCCGGACGGGCGCATGCTCGCCACCGCCGGAAGCGACCGCACCACCCGGCTCTGGGACGTCGCCACAGGCCGGGAGATCCGCACCCTCACCGGCCACGGCGGTGGGGTGCTGGCGGTGGCGTTCTCCCCGGACGGCAACACCCTCACCACCGCGGGGAACGACCGCACCGTCCGCCTGTGGGACGTCGCCACCGGCCGGGAGACCCGCACCCTCACCGGCCACCGCGGCGTCGTCTGGTCGGTGGCGTTCTCCCCGGACGGCAACGCCCTCGCCACCGCCGGAAGCGACGGCACCGCGCGCCTCTGGGATCTCGCCACCGGCCAGGAGACCCGCACCTTCAGCGGCCACCGCGGCATCGTCTGGTCGGTGGCGTTCACGCCGGACGGCGGCAGCCTCGCCACCGCGGCGGACGACGGCGTCGCACGGCTCTGGGAGGTGGCCACCGGCCGGGAGATCCGCACGATCGCCGGTCATCAGGACTGGCTGCTCGGGGTGGCGTTCTCTCCGGACGGACGCACCCTCGCCACCGCCGCGGACGACGGCACCGCACGGCTCTGGGACGTCGAGTCGGGGCTGCTGGTCGCCACGTTGACGGGCTTCGGTGACGGTGGTTGGGCGGCGTTGCTACCGGACGGGTCCTACCAGCTGGAGGGCGACGCCGGCGACCGGTTGTGGTGGGTGATGAAGCAGCGACGGTTCGCGCCCGGAGAACTCGATGGGCTGGCTCCCGAGGTCCGCCGGCGTGGGTGGGACGAGCCAATCGCGCGGTAG